From the Planktothrix tepida PCC 9214 genome, one window contains:
- a CDS encoding PAS domain-containing sensor histidine kinase — MTSIIRQGEKKRANLQQIASHLPGVIYQLLLRPDGSHEYLYISSSCQQIYERKPDEIQRNSTLMWGWIDDREQQDCIQSLLASAQNLTPWQRQWQYQTPSGKTKYLSAIAHPRPQPNGDIIWDGLILENIPPPPHQECCHSLPKTQDLEPLQLSTTGQFLNEPEPINQKIEYHKAETVLEETEEFLWNIYNGVEQVIFVVAVINEAEFRCLGWNPKTEKITGIKSAEVYGKSFGEILGLLEGEKVLNHYQDCVQAKASIQYEEEIYFQGRQTFSLTTLNPILDSQGKVYRIIGTSVDITPRKKAELALQESQIRFKRLAENVPGVTYQYHQYNHQGQGHFTYLSPKCLELTEIQPEVIIKNADFLWKLIHPDDVNSFVDSMAEAVDTGKPWQHQYRLITPSGKLKWIQAGGSLGKQADGSIVWDGLLLDISDRKQAEEAWQNSEKQLRELAEREKIQNCIANLIRNSLDWNKILETTVQEIRQLLKIDRCYFVGYRAELNPPEWEILKESKADNLASISELYPGNALHPISDIVLQGNIIQIDQVISYHIPAIRNFLMVLELESVLIFPLKIQSGDMGALVLAHCQEPRPWKPQEVELLQSVINQLEIAINQAKLYTESQQSAKIATAKTQELEQTLSQLQQAQIQLVQSEKMSSLGQMVGGIAHEINNPVSFIFGNLTYAQEYLDDLFSVIELYQNYYPHPPSEIQEKLEDVELDFIAEDLPRLLNSMKTGAERIRDIVKSLRIFSRLDEAELKDIDLHETLDSTLMLLESRLKEQPHRPAIQVIKQYGILPRIECYAGELNQVLMNLLTNAIDAIEQRNKKHSFEDIIADPGIIWITTLLTDSHQVQIRIADNGIGMTTDILAKIFDPFFTTKDVGLGTGLGLSTSYKIIVEKHGGHLSCISEVGLGTEIIIEIPKQQPIGH, encoded by the coding sequence ATGACAAGCATAATTCGGCAGGGCGAAAAGAAACGAGCTAATCTGCAACAGATCGCCAGTCATTTACCAGGAGTCATTTATCAGTTGTTACTACGCCCTGATGGTTCTCATGAGTATTTATACATTAGTTCGAGTTGCCAACAAATTTATGAGCGAAAACCCGATGAAATTCAGCGCAATTCTACTTTAATGTGGGGATGGATTGATGATCGCGAACAACAAGATTGTATTCAATCTCTTTTGGCTTCCGCCCAGAATTTAACGCCTTGGCAACGACAATGGCAATATCAAACGCCATCCGGGAAAACCAAATATTTATCGGCAATTGCCCACCCTCGCCCTCAACCCAATGGCGATATCATTTGGGATGGATTAATTTTAGAAAATATACCGCCCCCACCCCATCAAGAGTGTTGCCATTCTCTTCCTAAAACCCAGGATCTTGAACCACTTCAATTATCCACAACTGGGCAATTTTTAAACGAGCCTGAACCGATAAATCAGAAAATAGAATATCACAAAGCTGAAACAGTTTTAGAAGAAACAGAAGAATTTTTATGGAATATTTATAATGGCGTAGAACAAGTTATTTTTGTTGTAGCTGTCATTAATGAAGCCGAATTTAGGTGTTTAGGTTGGAATCCTAAAACGGAAAAAATCACCGGGATAAAATCTGCTGAGGTTTACGGAAAAAGTTTTGGTGAAATTTTAGGTTTACTGGAAGGAGAGAAAGTCTTAAACCATTATCAAGATTGTGTTCAAGCTAAAGCTTCAATTCAATATGAGGAAGAAATATATTTTCAGGGCAGGCAAACCTTTTCTTTAACCACCCTTAATCCGATTTTAGATTCTCAAGGAAAAGTCTATCGAATTATTGGCACGTCCGTTGATATTACCCCCCGCAAAAAAGCAGAACTAGCATTACAAGAGTCACAAATTCGGTTTAAACGATTAGCCGAAAATGTACCCGGTGTTACCTATCAATATCATCAATATAATCATCAAGGACAAGGCCATTTTACCTATTTAAGCCCTAAATGTTTAGAGTTAACTGAAATTCAGCCAGAAGTCATTATAAAAAATGCTGATTTTCTCTGGAAATTAATTCACCCTGATGATGTTAATAGCTTTGTGGATTCCATGGCTGAAGCCGTAGATACAGGAAAACCTTGGCAACATCAATACCGTTTAATTACTCCTTCGGGTAAACTCAAATGGATTCAAGCCGGAGGAAGTTTAGGGAAGCAAGCCGATGGCTCAATTGTTTGGGATGGTTTACTATTAGATATTAGCGATCGCAAACAAGCGGAAGAAGCATGGCAAAATTCCGAAAAGCAACTGCGAGAATTAGCCGAACGCGAAAAAATTCAAAACTGTATTGCCAATTTAATTCGTAATTCCCTAGATTGGAATAAAATTTTAGAGACAACAGTACAAGAAATTCGGCAACTTTTAAAAATTGATCGCTGTTATTTTGTCGGATATCGTGCTGAATTAAATCCTCCCGAATGGGAAATTCTAAAAGAATCCAAAGCTGACAATTTAGCTAGTATTTCCGAACTCTATCCAGGGAATGCTTTACACCCGATTAGTGATATTGTATTACAAGGAAATATCATCCAAATCGATCAAGTTATTAGCTATCATATTCCCGCAATTCGCAATTTTTTAATGGTTTTAGAATTAGAATCCGTTTTGATTTTCCCTCTTAAAATTCAATCCGGTGATATGGGAGCATTAGTCTTAGCCCATTGTCAAGAACCCCGCCCCTGGAAACCTCAAGAAGTGGAGCTTTTGCAGTCTGTAATTAATCAGTTAGAGATTGCGATTAATCAAGCAAAACTCTATACAGAATCCCAACAATCTGCCAAAATTGCTACTGCCAAAACCCAAGAATTAGAACAAACCCTTTCCCAACTCCAACAAGCTCAAATTCAATTAGTTCAATCCGAAAAAATGTCTAGCTTAGGGCAAATGGTAGGGGGAATTGCCCACGAAATTAATAACCCAGTTAGCTTTATTTTTGGAAATCTGACTTATGCTCAAGAATATCTGGATGATTTATTTTCTGTGATTGAACTCTATCAAAACTATTATCCCCATCCTCCCTCGGAAATCCAAGAAAAATTAGAGGACGTTGAACTGGATTTTATTGCTGAAGATCTCCCTCGGTTATTGAATTCCATGAAAACGGGTGCAGAACGGATTCGAGATATTGTTAAATCCTTGAGAATTTTTTCGCGTTTAGATGAAGCCGAATTAAAAGATATTGATTTACATGAAACCTTAGATAGTACCTTAATGTTATTAGAAAGTCGTTTAAAAGAACAACCCCATCGTCCCGCCATTCAAGTGATTAAACAATATGGGATTTTACCTCGGATTGAATGTTATGCAGGAGAACTCAATCAAGTCTTGATGAATTTATTAACGAATGCCATTGATGCGATTGAACAACGCAATAAAAAACATTCATTTGAAGATATTATAGCTGATCCCGGCATCATTTGGATCACAACGTTATTAACCGATTCCCATCAAGTCCAAATTCGGATTGCAGATAACGGAATTGGGATGACAACCGATATTTTAGCTAAAATTTTTGATCCGTTTTTTACGACTAAAGATGTCGGGTTAGGAACAGGTTTAGGGCTATCTACCAGTTATAAAATTATTGTTGAAAAACATGGAGGTCACTTATCTTGTATTTCAGAAGTTGGGCTAGGGACAGAAATTATTATAGAGATTCCGAAACAACAACCTATCGGTCACTAA
- a CDS encoding glycosyltransferase family 39 protein, whose product MNQWPALEKQHPPTWLKSIVICLLALGIFFRFAHLGHKVYWHDESFTSLAISGHTLAEIKQEIFNHQGIIPITTLDKFQQINPERGIGDTVRYLITSDPQHPPLYYVMARLWAQLFGDSPAQVRSLSAVISLLIFPCVYWLCLELFDAPSVGWVALGLIAVSPLEIFFAQEARQYGLWMVTILLSSAALLRAIRRESLWSWGLYALTLALGLYTHLFTILVAIAQGIYVVISQQFRWHKTLRNYLIATAMGLLMFLPWLIVFITHLHTALQLTSWSSFKIINNPLTLIAIWLTRTTRIFFDINLASDAAWVYSLASESPLIYSISTIVGYLLLITYLIYFFINHKYSFKMNLFVFLLGGISGLSLLLVDIIFGGIRSIHFRYQLPLYLSLQIVITYVLTFHILSDKMWQQKVWNFILFGLIISGLVSDFNMFKANTWWTQINGDSTIKISQMLNQSESPLLLINDDISNLGAVLTLSSRLQPKVNLLPVRDDPIPEFPHEYKNIFFFDFNNNLLPVIQQNKTYLINLIDPIVEFWHIEKIQK is encoded by the coding sequence ATGAACCAGTGGCCAGCACTAGAAAAGCAACATCCCCCAACTTGGTTAAAAAGCATCGTCATTTGCCTATTAGCGCTAGGCATTTTCTTTCGCTTTGCTCATCTGGGACATAAAGTGTATTGGCACGATGAATCTTTTACCTCCCTAGCAATTTCTGGTCACACTCTAGCTGAGATCAAACAGGAAATCTTTAATCATCAGGGCATTATTCCTATTACAACTTTAGACAAATTTCAGCAGATTAACCCAGAGCGCGGGATAGGGGATACAGTGCGCTACTTAATCACCTCAGATCCCCAGCATCCCCCTTTGTATTATGTGATGGCGAGATTGTGGGCGCAACTATTTGGGGATTCTCCCGCACAAGTCAGGAGTTTATCGGCAGTCATTAGTTTGTTAATATTCCCCTGTGTGTATTGGCTATGTTTAGAGTTGTTTGACGCACCCTCTGTGGGATGGGTAGCATTGGGTTTGATAGCCGTTTCTCCCTTAGAGATTTTTTTTGCTCAAGAAGCACGCCAATATGGTTTGTGGATGGTAACAATTCTACTCTCTTCTGCTGCCTTATTACGCGCTATCCGACGAGAGAGTTTATGGAGTTGGGGGCTTTATGCCCTCACCTTAGCTTTGGGATTATACACCCATTTATTCACTATTTTGGTAGCCATTGCTCAGGGTATTTATGTAGTGATCTCTCAACAGTTTCGCTGGCACAAAACGTTACGCAATTATTTGATAGCCACCGCAATGGGGTTGTTGATGTTTCTCCCTTGGCTGATTGTTTTCATTACCCATCTTCATACTGCTCTACAGCTAACTTCGTGGTCATCATTCAAAATAATCAATAATCCCTTGACTTTAATTGCGATTTGGTTGACGAGGACTACGCGCATCTTTTTTGATATAAATTTAGCTTCAGATGCCGCTTGGGTTTACAGTTTAGCTTCCGAGAGTCCTTTAATCTATAGTATCTCTACGATAGTAGGCTATTTGCTGTTAATTACATATCTCATCTATTTCTTTATCAATCACAAATATTCGTTCAAGATGAATTTATTTGTGTTTTTATTAGGGGGAATTTCAGGTTTATCATTACTTTTAGTTGACATAATTTTTGGCGGAATTCGCTCAATTCATTTTCGGTATCAATTGCCTTTATATTTAAGCCTGCAAATTGTTATTACCTATGTCTTAACTTTTCATATTTTATCTGATAAAATGTGGCAACAAAAAGTTTGGAATTTTATCCTGTTTGGATTAATCATATCTGGATTAGTTTCTGATTTCAATATGTTTAAGGCAAACACTTGGTGGACACAAATAAATGGCGACTCAACTATAAAAATATCGCAAATGCTTAATCAATCTGAGAGTCCTTTACTGCTAATTAATGACGATATTTCTAATTTGGGAGCAGTCCTAACTCTTAGTAGTCGTTTACAGCCAAAAGTCAACCTACTCCCAGTCCGCGATGACCCTATACCAGAGTTTCCTCATGAATACAAAAATATTTTCTTTTTTGATTTCAATAATAATTTGCTACCTGTAATTCAGCAGAATAAAACCTATCTTATCAACTTAATTGACCCCATTGTAGAATTTTGGCATATCGAAAAAATTCAGAAATAG
- a CDS encoding efflux RND transporter periplasmic adaptor subunit, translating to MSSLDYQAKAAYQRGIKWLIVATLFTGASFGAASLYYKLQNRSEEPITAGLQKVELGTVDNKINEGGTVELGGQRTIKSPQESAVDQVFVKVGDRIVSGQPLIRLRFIEGETALAKKQLEIQKHELLIERDRQKVEEAKTKLKIAQLDYKNDVEQQQQEIQSKEITQKIKIQQSQAEVARQKQKVTEAQEDLAAAEADLNKSNILLERGFIAEKEVDAQKADIRAKQAALRDAELNLKNSISKLNTEQTEFIPIQNTINNRILDAKIELQQSQSDLQQSLSQLNLLKVEYQEQALKLQNNIVTSPLDGMVLNIQVKPGDGVNLRDDLITLGDPRQELVQLQLSTLNASQVKPNQMARITIIGPNSKPFQGRVKQVNLQATAPENSNNQSSSSSGQATVPATVQLDQPTGVLIPGSPVSVEIILEERKNVIVLNTELIQSLDDSPFVWKLDANNHAQKQPVTLGLKGLTQVEIKSGLKVGDTVVIPPPDTPIEPGTPIIEQTEEKEKMNSKE from the coding sequence GTGTCAAGCCTAGATTATCAAGCAAAAGCAGCCTATCAACGGGGAATTAAATGGCTCATTGTTGCGACCCTGTTTACAGGAGCCAGTTTCGGAGCCGCTAGTTTGTATTATAAACTACAAAACCGTTCTGAAGAACCCATAACCGCAGGATTACAGAAAGTAGAATTAGGAACCGTTGATAATAAAATCAATGAAGGAGGAACGGTTGAATTAGGGGGACAACGCACGATTAAATCCCCCCAGGAAAGTGCCGTTGATCAGGTATTTGTGAAGGTGGGCGATCGCATTGTTTCTGGTCAACCTTTAATCCGTTTAAGATTTATAGAAGGAGAAACTGCATTAGCAAAAAAACAGTTAGAGATTCAAAAGCACGAACTCCTAATTGAGCGCGATCGCCAAAAAGTAGAAGAAGCAAAAACTAAATTAAAAATTGCTCAACTGGATTACAAAAATGATGTAGAACAACAGCAACAGGAAATTCAATCTAAAGAAATCACTCAAAAAATTAAAATTCAACAATCTCAAGCTGAGGTAGCTCGTCAAAAACAAAAAGTAACTGAAGCCCAGGAAGATTTGGCTGCTGCTGAGGCGGACTTAAATAAATCAAATATTCTGTTAGAACGGGGATTTATTGCTGAAAAAGAGGTCGATGCTCAAAAAGCGGATATTCGTGCTAAACAAGCTGCTTTAAGGGATGCTGAATTAAACTTAAAAAATTCTATTTCCAAATTAAATACTGAGCAAACGGAATTTATTCCTATTCAAAATACTATTAACAATAGGATATTAGATGCTAAAATTGAACTCCAACAATCTCAATCCGACTTACAACAAAGTTTGAGCCAACTGAATCTTTTAAAAGTTGAATATCAAGAACAAGCGTTAAAATTACAGAACAATATTGTCACGTCTCCCCTGGATGGAATGGTGCTAAATATTCAGGTGAAACCAGGAGATGGTGTCAACCTTAGAGATGATTTAATTACCTTGGGAGATCCCCGTCAAGAACTGGTTCAGCTTCAGTTATCAACTTTGAACGCCAGCCAAGTTAAACCCAATCAAATGGCACGAATTACGATTATTGGCCCTAATTCTAAACCCTTTCAAGGACGAGTTAAACAGGTGAATTTACAAGCTACAGCCCCAGAGAATAGTAATAATCAATCTAGCAGTTCATCGGGTCAAGCAACGGTTCCTGCAACCGTACAATTAGATCAACCCACCGGAGTTTTAATACCGGGAAGTCCTGTGAGTGTAGAAATTATTTTAGAGGAACGAAAAAACGTGATTGTTCTGAATACAGAACTGATTCAATCCCTAGACGATTCCCCCTTTGTTTGGAAATTAGACGCGAATAATCACGCTCAAAAACAACCCGTTACCTTGGGATTAAAAGGGTTAACTCAAGTAGAAATTAAATCCGGTTTAAAAGTGGGTGATACAGTTGTAATTCCGCCTCCTGATACCCCCATTGAACCAGGAACCCCAATTATTGAACAAACAGAAGAAAAGGAAAAGATGAATTCTAAGGAATAA
- a CDS encoding SH3 domain-containing protein → MRLIITHTTLLKLRPVDSSTLTESQKINFPLGSRLIIQNYEDYNSDHYKITLAASLGNGKDKSMVWYVYKPHAAVVFSDREFATVNLSTDSKLNVRSSPSVDSNNVIYQIANHVDVELIECTYNQELWWLAKPLNDEKKAYGWISGKYLKLYTPEGCSA, encoded by the coding sequence ATGCGATTAATTATTACCCATACCACTTTATTAAAATTACGTCCTGTGGATTCTTCTACCTTAACAGAATCCCAAAAAATTAATTTCCCTTTGGGAAGTCGCTTAATCATCCAAAACTATGAAGATTATAATTCAGATCATTACAAGATTACATTAGCTGCTTCTTTAGGGAATGGAAAAGATAAAAGTATGGTTTGGTATGTGTATAAACCCCATGCTGCTGTAGTTTTCTCGGATAGAGAATTTGCAACGGTTAATCTATCAACGGATAGTAAATTGAATGTTCGTTCCTCGCCTTCTGTTGATTCTAATAATGTTATTTATCAAATTGCTAATCATGTTGATGTCGAATTAATTGAATGTACCTACAATCAAGAATTATGGTGGTTAGCGAAACCACTCAATGATGAGAAAAAAGCCTATGGTTGGATTTCGGGGAAATATTTAAAACTTTATACTCCAGAGGGATGTTCCGCTTGA
- a CDS encoding carotenoid oxygenase family protein has product MMIQTTPQPTWGQQFATPAAEFPPTPLPVLWGKLPSGLRGSLYRNGPGRLERGGRQVGHWFDGDGAILAVHFTDEGATGVYRYVKTAGYQEEEQANRLMYGGYGMTPCGNLWERFTKPLKNAANTSVLALPDKLLALWEGGQPHGLDLQTLETWGLDNLSELTDNMPYSAHPKIDPKTGDIFNFGQVLAGTPQLMLYRSDRTGKIRQHNKIPLDGICLIHDFVLAGEYLIFVIPPLRLQFLPVLLQIKPFSEAFIWQPQKTPTQILIIDRHTLKLVNRIETEPWFQWHFSNGYVEADGNIIVDFVRYQDFQTNQYLKEVATGNTHTLSTSTLWRMVLQPQTGKLLHLEEILDRHCEFPTVSPQEVGKKAHYTYLSIHKPGVNRAVEIFNSIGRFNHQTQTLQEANLGKNCYPMEPLFVQDRDNPQQGWVLTVVYDGDQNSSEVWVFDAEHLDAEPLCRLGLPSIVPNGFHGTWKPLS; this is encoded by the coding sequence ATGATGATACAAACAACTCCTCAACCTACCTGGGGACAACAGTTTGCCACCCCTGCGGCTGAATTTCCCCCCACACCCTTACCCGTTTTGTGGGGAAAACTCCCCTCTGGTTTAAGGGGATCTCTCTATCGCAATGGCCCTGGACGGTTGGAACGGGGCGGACGGCAAGTGGGACATTGGTTTGATGGAGATGGGGCTATTTTAGCGGTTCATTTCACCGACGAAGGTGCAACGGGAGTTTATCGTTATGTCAAAACCGCAGGCTATCAAGAAGAAGAACAAGCAAATCGTTTAATGTATGGGGGCTATGGAATGACCCCTTGTGGGAACCTTTGGGAACGCTTCACCAAACCTTTAAAAAATGCGGCAAATACTTCGGTTTTAGCCTTACCCGATAAATTATTAGCCTTGTGGGAAGGAGGGCAACCCCATGGGTTAGATTTACAAACTTTAGAAACGTGGGGACTCGATAACCTCAGCGAGTTAACCGATAATATGCCCTATTCTGCCCATCCTAAAATTGATCCTAAAACGGGAGATATTTTTAATTTTGGGCAAGTTTTGGCGGGAACCCCTCAGTTAATGTTATATCGAAGCGATCGCACAGGAAAAATTAGACAACACAATAAAATTCCTTTAGATGGGATTTGTCTGATTCATGATTTTGTCCTGGCGGGTGAATATTTAATTTTTGTGATTCCGCCGTTGCGGTTACAGTTCTTACCTGTTTTACTTCAAATTAAACCTTTTAGTGAAGCGTTCATCTGGCAACCTCAAAAAACCCCTACCCAAATTTTAATCATTGATCGTCATACCCTAAAATTAGTGAATCGTATTGAAACAGAACCTTGGTTTCAGTGGCATTTTAGCAATGGTTATGTTGAAGCTGATGGGAACATTATTGTTGATTTTGTTCGTTATCAAGATTTCCAAACCAATCAATATTTAAAAGAAGTCGCTACCGGAAATACGCACACCCTATCGACATCAACTTTATGGCGGATGGTCTTGCAACCCCAAACGGGTAAACTTCTGCACTTAGAAGAGATCTTAGACCGCCATTGTGAATTTCCTACCGTTTCCCCGCAAGAGGTTGGCAAAAAAGCGCATTATACCTATTTATCAATTCACAAACCGGGGGTAAATCGTGCAGTTGAAATCTTTAATTCGATTGGACGATTTAATCATCAAACCCAAACCTTACAAGAAGCTAATTTAGGTAAAAATTGTTATCCGATGGAACCTCTTTTTGTTCAGGATAGGGATAATCCCCAACAAGGATGGGTGTTAACGGTTGTTTATGATGGTGATCAAAATTCTAGTGAAGTTTGGGTTTTTGATGCAGAACATTTAGATGCTGAACCCTTATGTCGGTTAGGATTACCCAGTATTGTTCCCAATGGATTTCATGGAACCTGGAAACCCCTAAGTTAA
- the dnaK gene encoding molecular chaperone DnaK, whose amino-acid sequence MGKVVGIDLGTTNSCVAVMEGGKPTVIANAEGLRTTPSVVAFAKNGDQLVGQIAKRQSVMNPENTFYSVKRFIGRKSEEVNNESKEVSYKVLRDSSGNVKLDCPARSKQFAPEEISAQVLRKLIDDASKYLGEPVKEAVITVPAYFNDSQRQATKDAGKIAGIEVKRIINEPTAASLAYGLEQKSNETILVFDLGGGTFDVSILEVGDGVFEVLATSGDTHLGGDDFDKKIVDYLAEEFQKSEGVDLRKDKQALQRLTEASEKAKQELSSVTQTEINLPFITATQDGPKHLDMTLTRAKFEQLCSDLIDRCLTPVEKAISDSKLKKSDIDEVVLVGGSTRIPAIQKLVRDALGKEPNQTVNPDEVVALGAAIQAGVLAGEVKDILLLDVTPLSLGVETLGGVMTKIIPRNTTIPTKKSEVFSTAVDGQTNVEIHVLQGEREMSNDNKSLGTFRLDGIPPAPRGVPQIEVTFDIDANGILNVTAKDRGTGKEQSISITGASTLPDDEVQRMVREAEQNAATDKERRERIERKNQADTLSYQAEKQLNELGDKVPEADKTKIEGMVKELREAIAQDNDDKIKTLTTDLQQALFAVGSNIYQQAGGGAPEDGGSSGGGSTPPSGGDDVIDADFTESK is encoded by the coding sequence ATGGGAAAAGTAGTCGGAATTGACTTAGGAACCACTAACTCTTGCGTCGCCGTGATGGAAGGGGGCAAACCCACTGTTATCGCTAATGCTGAAGGTTTACGCACCACACCTTCCGTTGTTGCTTTTGCCAAAAACGGCGACCAACTGGTGGGTCAAATTGCCAAACGTCAGTCCGTTATGAACCCCGAAAACACGTTTTATTCTGTGAAACGGTTCATCGGACGTAAATCAGAAGAAGTCAACAACGAATCTAAAGAAGTTTCTTATAAAGTGCTGCGTGATAGCAGTGGTAATGTTAAATTAGATTGCCCTGCTCGTAGCAAACAGTTTGCGCCGGAAGAAATTTCCGCCCAAGTGCTGAGAAAACTGATTGATGATGCCAGTAAATATTTAGGCGAACCTGTTAAAGAAGCTGTTATTACCGTTCCCGCCTATTTTAACGACTCCCAACGTCAAGCCACTAAAGACGCGGGTAAAATTGCCGGAATTGAAGTTAAACGGATTATTAACGAACCGACGGCGGCTTCTTTAGCGTATGGTTTAGAACAAAAAAGTAACGAAACCATTCTGGTTTTTGACTTAGGAGGCGGTACTTTTGACGTCTCAATTTTAGAAGTCGGCGATGGCGTTTTTGAAGTATTAGCCACTTCTGGAGATACTCACCTGGGAGGAGATGACTTCGATAAAAAAATCGTTGACTATCTCGCCGAAGAATTCCAGAAAAGTGAAGGCGTTGACCTCCGCAAAGATAAACAAGCATTGCAACGGTTAACGGAAGCGTCTGAGAAAGCTAAACAAGAACTTTCCAGCGTTACCCAAACGGAAATTAACCTACCGTTTATTACCGCCACCCAAGATGGGCCTAAACATCTGGATATGACCCTAACGCGGGCAAAATTTGAACAATTATGTTCTGATTTAATTGACCGTTGTTTGACTCCCGTTGAGAAAGCCATCAGTGATTCTAAACTCAAGAAGTCGGATATTGATGAAGTGGTGTTAGTGGGAGGGTCTACCCGCATCCCGGCCATTCAAAAGTTAGTTCGCGATGCTCTGGGTAAAGAACCTAACCAAACCGTTAACCCGGATGAAGTTGTGGCGTTAGGCGCTGCTATTCAAGCGGGGGTTTTAGCGGGTGAAGTTAAAGATATCCTGCTGTTAGACGTTACGCCTCTGTCCCTGGGTGTGGAAACCCTCGGTGGGGTGATGACTAAAATTATTCCTCGCAACACCACCATTCCCACCAAAAAATCTGAGGTGTTCTCCACTGCGGTTGATGGTCAAACCAACGTTGAAATCCATGTTCTCCAAGGAGAACGGGAAATGTCCAACGATAACAAGAGTTTGGGAACCTTCCGCCTCGATGGAATTCCTCCCGCGCCGCGGGGTGTTCCTCAAATTGAAGTCACCTTTGATATCGATGCGAACGGGATTTTGAACGTCACGGCTAAAGACCGAGGAACGGGTAAAGAACAGTCTATCAGTATTACTGGCGCCTCTACCCTCCCCGATGATGAAGTGCAACGGATGGTGCGGGAAGCCGAACAAAATGCTGCGACTGACAAAGAACGTCGGGAACGTATTGAACGCAAAAACCAAGCCGATACCCTCTCTTATCAAGCGGAAAAACAACTCAACGAACTGGGTGATAAAGTTCCCGAAGCAGATAAGACCAAGATTGAAGGTATGGTGAAGGAACTGCGGGAAGCCATTGCTCAGGATAATGATGACAAGATCAAAACCCTAACCACAGATTTACAACAAGCGTTATTTGCGGTGGGTTCTAATATCTATCAACAAGCAGGTGGTGGAGCACCGGAAGACGGTGGCTCTAGTGGCGGCGGTTCTACCCCTCCCAGTGGTGGCGATGACGTGATTGATGCGGATTTCACTGAATCTAAATAA
- a CDS encoding response regulator: MYTPTKPKSTILAVDDSIPMQKLIKQILENHYHLILANNTIEALTVLHQESIDLMLLDISMPGIDGLELCRILRGLPNFNHLPIIMLTARDEIQDQVKGKLSGATEYLTKPFCKNKLIDTIDQLLNSRLSLQSTV, translated from the coding sequence ATGTACACACCTACAAAACCTAAAAGTACAATTCTCGCTGTTGATGATAGTATTCCTATGCAAAAATTGATTAAACAAATTTTGGAAAATCACTATCATCTGATTCTGGCTAACAATACCATAGAAGCTCTAACTGTACTTCACCAAGAATCCATTGATTTAATGCTTTTAGATATTTCCATGCCCGGCATTGATGGTTTAGAACTCTGTCGCATTTTACGAGGATTACCCAATTTTAATCACTTACCTATCATCATGTTAACAGCGCGTGATGAGATTCAAGATCAAGTTAAGGGAAAATTATCGGGAGCGACGGAATATTTAACCAAGCCCTTCTGTAAAAACAAACTCATCGATACAATTGACCAGCTTTTGAATAGCAGGCTCAGTTTACAATCTACCGTGTAA